CTTCGGATCCAAATTAGTTGACGCATCCTGTATACAATGTCCATTTTACATTGTATATATGGAGGCTGCGCCAATCCGACTTAATTGGCGCATCCTCTATACAATCTCATTCTGCATTGTATAGAGGATGCGTCAATTAATTTGAATTGGAGGGAGTGTCACATTTGTCGGCCCTTTGGCTGGGTTGAAGTAAACCTATACCTGAACAACGATATATACAGATGCTTTTGGAAGGCCACCGCAAGCTCTTACGATGTACTGGCTGTATCTATGCGCACATTGCTTACAAACTCTAGCTTATTGTTCTGTAGTATCAATTCCAGATTTCATGGATTATGTGCTTTCAGTGTTATATGCAACTTTGTTTGTTTTGATGACGCCTTGAATAGCCATATATAGGAGTAACAATTCCAGATTGGTATGTGCTACTCCAGATTTCTTGGCTTATATGGGTTCTGTGTTGGGGGCAAATTTTATTGTTTGATGACGCCATGAATAATCATGTATTCAATGTTTGATTACACTGAGATGCTATTTTTTTATCTCTTTGAGGTGCAGAGGATAGTAATGACTTCTGTACTTTTCGGGGAGATGGTATAGACATTTGGCTTTTGTGATTACCTTCAACTTTACTAGGCTATGCATGCGCTGCACATTGACAGGTTATAAGTTATGGAGTCTTGGGTTTTGTTTGTGCGAAAGATACTTTTGTGTCACAACCATAACAACGGTAAAGGAACAACCAGCAAATCTAAACATATCCTGATTTCAACCATCACCCCCTTGCCTTGACCCGATGCTGGATCAGGCCATGTTTCCGCACTGGCAAATACTTCAACTTTTTAGGCTTCTTCATTTTGGTATACAAGCGGTGTTGTCATGGCGGTCGAGGTTTTTATTGCATTGGAATAAAATATCACTGCTTCATGTTCCATCTTTGTGGGCTCCTCTAAGCTATCGGGGGGCTACGCTGGTCGCCCTCTGTCAGGCTAGCCATTCTGACTCTTCGATGACAAGCCGCAATTCCTTACATTTTTTTGCTGCGGTTGCGGCAGGCGTACGTCTCCACCGAGGTGAATGACTGACACATGACGTCACGGAGAAGGTCATCGTTGGAGTCGGTGGGTGAAAGCGGCTCAGGCGCGGATCTGCACGACCAGCTACAAGACCGGCTAGATCTGAATGCGCTGTTTTCTGTCTCGCGCGGCAAACGGCCAGCGCCTCTGACTCAGGTAGCCGCGGGCTCGACAATGAAGGCACGAGCAGCCAGCACCATCCAGGAGGAACATGAGCTGGAGGTGCCGGGCACCACTGGTCGCCCCCTCCGCCTGACTAGGCAGGCGCGAATCGTGACGGGCATGTACGGAGCTACAGTTGCCCCTCCAGGCCACCGGGGAGGCCGCGGAGTCGAGCTCCTGCCCCTGTCTATCCACGACGATGGATGGAAATGCAGAGGCTCCTCGTTGTCTGTGGCAGAGCTGGATTCCTCCTTGAGGAGTGCCTTCTAGTCGACGAGGTCAGACTCGTTGCCAGGCAGAGTTGGCCATGGTGGCCATGGTCAACACTGGTCTAGGATTTGGTCCAGTGGGTTATATGTAGGGTGGTACTCGACCGGTGTGATGGTGTGAAGTGGTGGCCGCATCCAGACCAACCCATATCCGCTCGACATATGGTGTGGATTTGAGATGTGCTGGACAGCTCTGATGTTTGGACTGATGGTGAGGGTCTTTTTTGCGGGTGAGGGTGAGGGTATGATTAGATGGTCAATTTTTAATCAGACGTTGACCGAGCTGTTCATTCGGACGTTTAGGGATGGTTCGAGGGGTGTTGTTGTATGTGCTCCAAGAGGGTAGTGAATGGACTTGTCCATGCTAAGATCATCTACAATCGGATATAGCAAATCCGACCCCTCAATCGCTCGTGGACGCGCCTGGGCGCGTCTGCGGACAGTGACTTGTCATGCCTCTAATACGCTCTTCCACATTCCGATACCTTAATTATGAAACTTTAAATCCATACTATTACATGCAACGTAAAACCTACTTTAAGTGGAGCTCGCTCGACTCCGCCATGGCCATGTCCGGTggctggctgcgcccctcagAGTGTTGCTCCGATCGCCGGATAGGTAGGGTAGGACATGGGACATGGGACACTGGCCGGCTCATGGGACTCAAGGCATCGCCAACTCCCGTGTCCTACTCTTCCTCGTCGGAGTCCGGAGCCCTGACAATGCCGGTGGACGTGATGTTGATGATGGATCCATCGTGGGAGGAGCCACCGCTGTCCACCATGACGCAGTTGTGCCGCCCGGGTTGGGCGGGCCCCATATGGGGTGCTGGAGAATGCTGTTGTCTCCCGCGCCTGGTTCCTCGCACTCTGGGCATGCCGCATCATACTTGTGTCTGACGACACCCATGCCTTCACGTCCACCTCGGCGCGCCAACGAAGGGACTGCACGTCCGCCATCTGACAgtaagaagaaagacaagaaaCACTATAGTTCATGTGAGAGAATATAACTTTTCACCGATTAGAAAACGGAAAACGTTGAAAAGCACCCGAATGATTTCTCCAGAAGTTAAGCCGTGTCGCCTGCTCGCCACGCGTCCGCGTGGGGCCACACCACGATCTCGTGTAGTTTTTCTTATCTCTAGCGTCAACGGCagtctctctctctcgttgcctTTTCCCTACCGCACGGATCCCCTTTTTTCCTCTCCTACCTCTGTCTCACCCGGCCCAGCCTGTCCATCGACTCGCCATTAATCCTGGTCGGAGCAAGCCACCCCACCTCTTCCCCATTAGCCCTCATCAAAGCAACCCCCGAGGCAGCTTGCAGCACTCGGCAGTGACCTGCGGCACTCCAGCCGTCAGCGACCTGCAGCTCCCATGCGGGCTTGACGGGCACAACGGTGCTGCTAGGGTTGAAGTTGTTAAGCttcatgtgttggggaacgcagtaatttcaaaaaaaatcctacgatcacgcaagatctatgtaggtgatgcatagcaacgagcggggagagtgtgtccacgtaccctcgtagaccgaaagcggaagtgttttatcaacgcggttgatgtagtcgtgcgtcttcacgatccgaccgatcctagcaccgaacatacggcacctccatgttcagcacgcgttcagctcgatgacgtccctcatactctttatccagttgaggccgagggagagttccgtcagcacgacggcgtggcgacggtgatgatgaagttaccggcgcagggcttcgcctaaacactacgacgatatgaccgaggtgtgtaactgtggaggggggcaccgcacacggctaagagattgtctgttgtgctttggggtgccccgttggccacgtatataaaggagggaggaggaggaggccggtctaggaggggcgcgcctatagggggagaccaactaggattcccaatcctagttggagtccccttccttttccaagaggggagagagggaaggagtaggagagggagaaggaaagagaggggggcgccgccccctccctagtccaattcggacttgctaTGGGGGgtgcgcggccaccccttgaggcccttctctcctttcctgtatggcccattaaggcccactacttcccccggcgaattcctgtaactctccggtactctaaacaatactcgaatcactcggaacctttccgatgtcctaatatagccttccaatatatcgatctttacctctcgaccatttcgagactcctcgtcatgtccgtgatctcatccgggactccgaacaaccttcggtacatcaaatcacataactcataatacaatcgtcattgaacgttaagcgtgcggaccctacgggttcgagaactatgtagacataaccgagacacctctccggtcaataaccaatagcggaacctggatgctcatattggctcctacatattctacgaagatctttatcggtcaaaccgcataacaacatacgttgttccctttgtcattggtatgttacttgcccgagattcgaccgtcggtatcctcatacctagttcaatttcgttaccggcaagtctctttactcgttccataatgcatcatcccataactaactcattagtcacattgtttgcaaggcttatagtgatgtgcattaccgagagggcccagagatacctctccgatactcggagtgacaaatcctaatcttgatctatgccaactcaacaaacaccatcggagacacctgtagagcatctttataattacccagttatgttgtgatgtttgatagcacacaaggtgttcctccggtattcgggagttgcataatctcatagtcagaggaacatgtataagtcatgaagaaagcaatagcaataaaaccaaacaatcattatgctaagctaacggatgggtcttgtccatcacatgattctctaatgatgtgatcccgttcatcaaatgacaacacatgtctatggtcaggaaacttaaccatctttgattaacgagctagtcaaatagaggaATACTatggacactttgttttgtctatgtattcacatatgtatcaagtttccggttaatacaattctagcatgaataataaacatttatcatgatacaaggaaatataaataacaattttattattgcctctagggcatatttccttcatcatgCACTAGCCAACACAACTAAACGTCCGAGCTGATGGAAAGGGCTAGTCCAATCCACATATACTGTAACACTCCCTCTCACGTGTGACGAGGAAGATAAGTCAACACGTGCAACCGGAAGAGAGGGACAGCGCATGAAACTCATGTATGACTCAAGAGGCCTATACGTGGACACAAAGGGGGGCAACAACAATTTTTAGATAAATTACACAAACGAggacttgaactcaagaccttagCTCCGATGCcatgttaagcttcatgcactagccaacgcaaccaaaagtCCAAACTGATGTAAAGGGCTAGTGCAATTCATATATCAGGAGGGCGCGGCGGTGCTGCCGGTGAGCGTCCTATGTTGCAGAGTGTGCTGATGCAACGTAGTTTGCATGCAAGCGTCCAGTGTTTTGCAGCAATGGCGTTTGCTAGTGACGGCAGCAACTGCAATCCGCCCGTCACCGCCGCAGCGGTTGCAATCCGCCCATCGCCGTCGCGCTGCGATGGTGCACCGTCGCGCCGATGGTGGGGTTGCAATGAAGCTTCTCAGGCGGTCATCGGGTGCTACGATGGAGCTTTCGACGGAGGCTGCCGGTGCTGCGATGGAGCACCGCCCGCGTGGTGGTGGCTCTTCAACGAAGCTTCGCCGGTGGCCGTCGGGGTGCTGTGATGGAGAACCGCCGCGCTGGTGTGGCGCTGCACTGAAACATCGCTGACGACCATTGGATGCTGCGATAGAGCACCACCGCGCCGGCTCGACGCTGCAGTGAAgcatcgccgccgccggcgagtgCTCCGACGGAGTGCTGCCGCGCCGGTGTTGGCGCTGTAGTGAAGCGTCGCCGACGGCTACCCGTGCTCCCATGCAGTGCAGCAGTGGTCGCCGGCGGCTCGGGGTGCTGTGAGATTGAAGCGGAGAGGAGGGCTGGTTGTGAGGAGGAGATGTGCATGCTTTGAGCATTCCACGGGTTGAGAGGAAGGGGTCAGACGGTGTGGTCAGGCTTAATCGAACGGTCAGTGAGGCCACTTAAAATTTCCTGGCAACAGCCGGTTGATTTGTAGCATTGGCCCCTTTTTTTGAACGAGAAAGAAAGACAAAAGAACGAAAAAACTAACGCCCACATGTGTGGCATTTTGCACATCGCCCACACGCCTCCATCACCACTCATTTTGCCACATATGAACACATGACATCAGCAGGAATATTTTTGGTTTTcggcttaaaaatgttttatctcctaattGAAAAATTGAATTAAAagtccgttttcaccattaaatccatctcgacaagatcttcaaaactagaccctatgttgatatgtttcgacgaatttttttttgcccaaaaattgccatgatgtttacactgtagtTGTCATAGTGCgtaaactaaagttgccatgtggcaattttagtttgtagagcatggcaattctagtactttgaccatgaaaattatttttttgtatgaaccatggcaattttaagtgcatgtatcatggcaattttagtttatggttcatggcaagtctagtttcttaattccccgttttataataggtcaaaatttacttttaaatatagaagaaaatagctgaaacatatcatggcaacttcagtgtaaacggcaattcatgtgcaatagacatggcAAGTTTTAACTTAAAAAAAATTCGTCGGaatatattgatatgagatctagttttaaaaatctcgtcgcgagggatctaatggtgaaaacggatcttcgATTGGAATTTTCATTTAAAAGATAAAACATCAAAactgaaaatccaaaaagattcccacatgcatgcatgcggtgacGTGGCGCAGTTTGTGTGTTATAGTGAGCGTGGGCGGATTTGGCTCacaccacacgtgtgggcgttagcgttGTCCCAAAAGGATCTCCATTCTTGTTGTATTGTATGTACGGGTAAGATTGAACGGACTGTTTAATTACGAATTAGAAAGCAAGTCGTGAACCAAGGTAAACGTAAAACCCTAACCCAATACAATTGTCAATCCGAGAGTTTGCCCTGGCGACCCAATTGTCAATCTGCCAGTGGCGTAAAACCCTAACCTTCAGCGGAGATGGAAGGAAAGGAGGAGCCGGCGCCGGCGATCTCTGCTGTGCTCGAAGACGATGATCTGCTCGGCGAGATCCTCCTCTGCGTCGCCTTCCCCACCAGCCTCGTCCGCGCCGCTCTTGTCTGTAAGCGCTGGCTCCGCCTCGCCTCCGCGCCCGCCTTCCTCCAACGCTTCGGCGGCTTGCACCCGCCCAGCCTCCTCGGATTCTACGTCAACACGAGCATGGAACCCCCGCGCTTCGTGGCGTTGCCTCAGCCCCCGGAGCTCGACACCGTCGTCCGCCGTGCTAGCTTTGATTTGGACACATTGGGCTGCGCCTGGCACAGGGTGGATTGCTGGaatggcctcctcctcctcacctctgGCATGCACTGTTGGGGTGCCACACCCACACACACGAGAGGGGTGCGCTGGCCCCTGTACCCTGCGAGGTATATAGCCATCCTCCCAACAGTGCCGGACACCAGCATGCATGACGGCTTCAAGTACTTCCACTGTGAGATCCTCCCCAATGGCGCCGGCAGCGATGGCCTGTCCTATTTCTGTTTGGCAATTGGGTGTAAAGACCAGCAGTCAGTTCTGGATGTTTATGTGTTACGGGAAAATCTCTGGGCCATCTACTCTTCGGCTGTAACTGAAATCAATGAAATTGAACTGCTATTGACCAGTTTGATTGTTGATGACAAGATCTATAATCTGATCCGCGTGAGCGGCATTTTGAAGTTAGTCTCGCTAGATCTTGCGTCGTCATGCTTGTCGCTGGTTAACCTCCCGGAAGAGGTGGATTATATGAGCACGGAGCTGTCGCTTGCAAATGATTCCCGGGTCCATCTGATCCATGTAAAAGGATCCCAGCTTCGCATCTGGCACTACATAGTGGATAAGAAGGGTCCCGCCAATTGGTTACTTGTTGATACCATTTGTTTGCGCGAGATATGTGTTAATCATATGATATCAATTAGAATGTTCGAGGATGTGGGTAATTCTGCTCTTATTGTACATGCGGTTGGGGTCAATCCTGGGTTTCTTTTCTTGGAGACGGATGGTGTCCTCTACCTGTTTGATCTTGAACGCAAGGCGGCAAAGAAGGTTTATGAGGTTACACAAGAGTATATATACTTATATAGAGTCACTCCCTTCATGATGGTTTGGCCTCCTAAATTCCCTGTGATGAAGGAAGGGTGTGATCCAAAAGAATGACACCCTTTTGCAAGGTTCAATTTGCCTCTTATTGATCTGTCTCGTACCGTGATCTTCTATTTTTTCTGCTTGTTTTGTAAGTCAAGAGGCACCAAGCTAATCCTTTAGTGCTGTTATATGCGCCCTTGTAGTTTAGTGATAGCAAGCTTAACAGGACTGACTTTTTTAATTATTCCATGTTACATATTATATTCTTAATCTTGAAAAACAAATATTTCTTGGTGCAAGAAGAAAAATCTTTTTAGCATCCATGTTGCAGATTGACTTTTAAAGAAAATTCTGTCTATAATTATTATATCATCTAGATATAGAAGCTTGCTTGCCACCCCAATACTCAAGCTTTAGATTCTTGATTCTTCGGAGTCAAGTAGTTTCCTTATAGTCTTCGCAAAAAAAAAAGTAGTTTCCTTATAGGAACAAGATGGTTTATCATCCTTGAGTTTTAGGGTGGTTAAATTTGTATTATGTATGTCAGGACTGCCAACCATTTTTTTTCAACCTGAAGTCCTGAACACCATGTGTACCTGTATAGTCTACAAAGGAGATACATGTTCTCAACAGTGCATATCACATCCTAATTTTTCTTTGCTTATGCTTTTGTGGGAATAGAAGTAAATTATTAGAAGACTTCAATTTCAAACACCAGATATATAATAAGGACCAAACAGTTTGAAAATTTTCTTATATGCTTCTCGAAAATTCTTACACTGCTGTCATGTTCTGCAGAAATATCACTAATATATTTTCTTTCCTCGTGAAGCTGTGCAATGATAAGCTAATTTTCCATATGTTTTTATCAGGTAGCCGGAACAATGGTATCAAGTGTTATCACCAACGGAGTTAGATGAAATGCAGTAGTGGGTACTGCGAAGCCCCCAATGTCCAATACTAACAGTTTGACACATGCCTGGTTGTAAGATGTCACCATGTTGAATTATTAAGATCTTGGCCACTTGTCCTTTATAGTATATGCTTGCTTTCTATGTACCTACAGTAGTTCAAAAATATTGTTTCGTTTCAACCTGTCAAGTCAAACCATCGCATACAATCCTTTTAGCTAGAGCTGCATCGGACATCACATGATATGATGGAAAATGAACTACTCCTTCCAATCCGAATTAATCGAAGCATCCTCTATACAATGTCTATTTTACATTGTATATATAGAGGCTGCACCAATCCGAATTAATTGATGCATCCTCTATAATTAAttgggatcagagggagtatcacTTTTGTCGGACGTTTGGCCAGGTCAAAGTAAACCCATACCTAAACACCCCTATATACAGATGCTTTTGGAAGAGCATTGCAAGCTCTTACGATGTACTAGCTGTATCTATGCGCACATTACTTACAAACTCTAGCTTATATTGGTCTAAAGTATCAATTCCAGATTCATGGATTATGGGCCTTCTGTGTTATATATGCAACTTTGATTGTTTTGATGATGCCTTCAATAGCCATATATAGGAGTATCAATTCCATATCCCTCCAGATTTGATGGCTTATATGGGTTCTATGTTGGGGACAAATTCGGTTTGTTTGATGACGCCATGAATAATCATGTATTCAATGTTTGATTATACTGAGATGCTATTTTTTATCTCTTTGAGGTGTAGAGGATGGGAAGGACTTCTGTATTTTTCAGGGAGATGGTAAGTACATTTGGCTTATGTGATTCCCTTCAATTTTATTGTAGTACATTGACAGGTTATAAGTTATGGAGTCTTGGGTCGTTTGCGTGAAAGACACTTTTGTGTCATAACCATAACAACGGTACAAGAACCACCAGCAAATCTAAACATATCTTGTTTTCAACCATCACCCCCTTGCCTTGACCCGATGCTGGATCATGCCACATTTCTCGTGGTGTTTGTAGCATCGTCGGAGGGCATGTGAAGATTTATCTCCGGCGGATCTTGCGGGATTCTTCGGCGTTTATCTTCGGTGGATCCATGTGGTCTTGTCTTCATTCGTCTGTGTTCGTGTGTCTACAtgttggatccttccgatctcCGCTTCTCTTCATAGGCGACGGTTGGTGTTCTGGTGCACtagtcctatggggccttagcgcGACGACTTCCTGACAGTCTACaacaacaaggtttgcccggctcTGATAAGGGAGGGGCGAAGACGGTGGCGCGTCTTCGACTCTCTCTAGTGCTTTTAGTTGCCGCTAGGTAGTCTACGGACCTGAATGTATTTTTTTTGCTTCTGATGTTATTTGTATTACCTTGACAGTTGACGGA
This sequence is a window from Aegilops tauschii subsp. strangulata cultivar AL8/78 chromosome 7, Aet v6.0, whole genome shotgun sequence. Protein-coding genes within it:
- the LOC109743114 gene encoding uncharacterized protein, whose amino-acid sequence is MEGKEEPAPAISAVLEDDDLLGEILLCVAFPTSLVRAALVCKRWLRLASAPAFLQRFGGLHPPSLLGFYVNTSMEPPRFVALPQPPELDTVVRRASFDLDTLGCAWHRVDCWNGLLLLTSGMHCWGATPTHTRGVRWPLYPARYIAILPTVPDTSMHDGFKYFHCEILPNGAGSDGLSYFCLAIGCKDQQSVLDVYVLRENLWAIYSSAVTEINEIELLLTSLIVDDKIYNLIRVSGILKLVSLDLASSCLSLVNLPEEVDYMSTELSLANDSRVHLIHVKGSQLRIWHYIVDKKGPANWLLVDTICLREICVNHMISIRMFEDVGNSALIVHAVGVNPGFLFLETDGVLYLFDLERKAAKKVYEVTQE